One region of Oncorhynchus mykiss isolate Arlee chromosome 8, USDA_OmykA_1.1, whole genome shotgun sequence genomic DNA includes:
- the LOC110530037 gene encoding regulator of G-protein signaling 21: METFVFLFPQFNFLAPKEEAYFKMLGPKDLKAPRMKDSNSRLKDKRCQLSLLLTKSGSHENISPEKKTTTATSNISPEAALSWSSTFEELLRHSDGVETFSQFLRTEFSEENIEFWLACEEYKTIDSDSRLITKAKQMYAVFIEADAPKEVNIDYATKVAIQKTITTPTNTCFDAAQSKVFSLMKKDCYPRFLTSEIYLRLTKRKGPGTTMFRRRSRSCVFNEPRGEATGDSSAWL, from the exons ATGGAGACATTTGTTTTTCTATTTCCTCAATTCAACTTTTTGGCCCCAAAGGAGGAAGCGTATTTCAAAATGCTTGGTCCTAAGGACTTGAAGGCACCGAGAATGAAAGATAGTAATTCCAG ATTGAAAGACAAGAGGTGCCAACTGAGCCTTCTGCTGACCAAGTCAGGCTCCCATGAAAACATCAGTCCAGAAAAGAAGACCACCACCGCAACCAGCAA CATCTCACCGGAGGCAGCTCTGAGTTGGAGTAGCACCTTTGAAGAGCTGCTCAGACATTCAG ATGGAGTGGAGACGTTTTCTCAGTTCCTCAGAACAGAGTTCAGTGAGGAGAACATTGAGTTCTGGTTGGCCTGTGAGGAATACAAGACCATCGACTCGGATTCCAGGCTCATCACCAAAGCCAAGCAGATGTATGCTGTCTTCATTGAAGCCGATGCCCCAAAGGAG GTCAACATCGACTACGCAACAAAGGTGGCCATCCAGAAGACCATCACCACGCCGACGAATACCTGCTTCGATGCGGCACAGAGCAAAGTCTTCAGCCTGATGAAAAAAGACTGCTACCCGAGGTTCCTCACTTCCGAAATCTACCTTCGCCTCACCAAGAGAAAAGGCCCCGGGACCACCATGTTCCGCCGGAGGTCACGGTCCTGCGTTTTCAATGAGCCGCGAGGGGAGGCCACGGGCGACTCCTCTGCCTGGTTGTAG
- the LOC110530038 gene encoding regulator of G-protein signaling 21 — translation MLILVTSPSRELHPLNIDMEDNRRKQTKGCDLRSRLQRRSSHAPNTERLSTEEIILWSQSLERLLTSKYGMATFQAFLKSEFSDENIEFWLICEDYKKIKSSFRLSSRAKKIYKTYIEAEAPKEINIDHKTRDLIGQNVKTPSTVCFDEAQRIVYSLMEKDSYPRFLRSNIYRTLLDSASDYTKM, via the exons ATGCTTATCTTAGTCACATCACCATCAAGGGAACTGCATCCACTCAACATTGACATGGAGGACAACAGAAGAAAGCAGACAAA GGGATGCGACTTGAGGTCCCGACTACAACGCAGATCTTCCCATGCCCCTAACACTGAACG ACTTAGTACTGAGGAAATTATCCTGTGGTCCCAGTCTTTGGAGAGACTTCTCACATCAAAAT ATGGCATGGCAACATTTCAGGCCTTTCTGAAATCAGAGTTCAGTGATGAGAACATTGAATTCTGGCTGATCTGTGAAGACTACAAGAAGATTAAGTCCTCCTTCAGGCTGTCCTCCAGGGCCAAGAAGATCTACAAGACATACATTGAAGCTGAGGCTCCGAAAGAG ATCAACATTGACCACAAGACCAGAGATCTCATCGGGCAGAATGTGAAGACGCCCTCCACAGTTTGCTTCGACGAGGCCCAGAGGATTGTGTACAGCCTGATGGAGAAAGACTCCTACCCCAGGTTCCTCAGATCCAACATCTACAGGACCCTATTGGACTCCGCATCAGACTACACAAAGATGTGA
- the LOC110530926 gene encoding regulator of G-protein signaling 21-like — MDLNALFKGRFCCFLKDPLEEAETWGESVDKLLCSKPGQAAFRQFLKSEYSEENILFWLACEDYKKIKSLPEMISSANRIYSEFVECEAPRQINIDCGTRENITKNISQPSLTSFDAAQKLIYSLMARDCYPRFLKSDIYQDLLRRADAR; from the exons ATGGATCTCAACGCTCTTTTCAAGGGTAGATTTTGTTGCTTTCTCAAGGACCCACTTGAAGAGGCTGAGACTTGGGGAGAGTCTGTGGACAAACTCCTGTGTAGTAAAC CTGGGCAGGCAGCTTTCCGACAATTCCTGAAGTCAGAGTATAGTGAGGAGAATATCCTGTTTTGGCTGGCCTGTGAGGACTACAAGAAGATCAAGTCTCTTCCAGAGATGATCTCCTCTGCAAACAGGATCTACTCTGAGTTTGTGGAATGTGAAGCACCCAGACAG ATCAACATTGATTGTGGGACCAGAGAAAATATCACCAAGAACATCTCCCAGCCGAGCCTGACTTCCTTTGACGCGGCACAGAAGCTGATCTACAGTCTGATGGCCAGGGATTGTTACCCACGATTCCTCAAGTCAGACATCTACCAGGATTTGCTTCGGAGAGCAGATGCAAGGTGA